Part of the Spinacia oleracea cultivar Varoflay chromosome 5, BTI_SOV_V1, whole genome shotgun sequence genome, tataaaatgaatccaaattATCAAATTACAAATATCATTAGCCATTACATAAAAAACCAGAAAGGTTTGGGAGAACACACTCAATGACACTAACCTCGATACAACTTCAATAATTGACACCAGTCACTCCAGCACAAACTCTCACATAAAACACCTCATACTTGACAACTTTAGACAGCTAGCAACACATAGCAACCGGCCTAAACAAGCTAGAACCAAATCGTGTCCCACTACTACCATCTTTGTGCCTCATAACAGCAGCAACAAGTTTTTCCTCTATCAACTTCCTCCTATTAACTTATAACATTTTCGTCTCCGTTTCTGTTTTTGGTATTTTTGTAAAGAGTGCCAAATTGATGTCAATGATTGCTATTGGGCCAAACTTCGCTAGAGTAATTTTCTCTTACAGTACGATTCCATAAAGTTCTATTGCTATCAGTATTCGTGATTTATAGtcagattttaaaaaaattaaacattacACTAAACCTCTTAAAAACAAAATCGACAAGCAATCAACAGCACAGAATTAGAAGATAAATAAATCTTCATAATGAACCGAACCAATTGAGCTAAAAATACTTATCACAGCAAAATTCAAAACAAGGGgaaaaaagttttaaaaaaattagggAAATCGGAATTGATCATACCCTTTAACAGATTTGTGCACAGAAGTGCCAAAATTAGAGAAAGTAGATGCGATTGAAGCGAAGAATCCACCAGCAGAAGCAGCTTGCTTCGGATCTGTGGGTGCCATGTTCGTACTAATTGGAAGGTTGATGAAGATTCGTAGAGAATTGTGTGAAGTCGGCTAACAGTTTGAAAGACGGTTACAGGTCGaaccagaggagagagaatggggagattaaggaggagagagaaagtgaattGTGAATTGACGAATTAATAGAGATTAGAAATTGAAATTATTAAGATTAGTTGTACAATTAAACTTTAGAGCTAAGAACAGCGAGGAAATAGGGTATGGGTTGGCGGTTTTATTTGTTTGAAGTGGGAGAatattaggagagagaaagtgatgaTTTATTTAGTAGGAGGAGGACTCAAAAGTCGTCTATGGAACACGCATTAGATGACGCCTTTGACCGTTAATAATCCACCTCGGCGGCCAAATTACATGGAGAACATTCCTAGGAACTTCATCACTCCCACACAGGAATGGCAATAGATCGGACTCGGGTCGGACTCAACAAGATCCAAATCCGATCCGATTATTTTTCAAGACCCTAAATCTAAGTCCATACTCGAGTCCGACTCCGAAAATTTCACATCCGACTCCGAAAATTTCACATCCGACTCCGGTCTATTCGGACTCTGCAAACTCCGACTCCGCCACGATCTGACCCAATTTTACTAGAAGTTCACTCAGCCTTCACCATCAaatgaaaaagaagaagaaagtgAAGAACACTTAAAACATTTACATgtcatttaaaatcaattacaCATAAGAATATTAGATATAGAAGCCAACCATCAAACATGTGTAGTATAAAAGAAACATTTAAAATACAATTAAATTCAGtatatatgttaaaaaaaaaactacattATTCAAATGGATTTTTTATTGATTCAGATCTAAACAACAAACTAGATGTATGATTTTCGACAACTCTAAGAATAAAGAGAACTAggtagaaaaagaaataaagagACAGTACAGATACTAGTCGATTAATAGTCTTCTGGTTGTTGGGTACTTTACATAATGAAATAAAATCATCTCCTCATTGTTGGGTTTGATGAGCGCCAAAGATTTCGATGGACAATCAGTCGTTATACAGGAGGAGAGAGATAGTAGAGGGAAGGAAATCGCGGCTGCGCGATTTGTGAATTGAGTTTTAAGTTAACTTACTTTTATGCTACTCCCTATTTAACATGCGCTTTATTAATTCGGAGTCGGGTCGAATTCAGTCGGAGTTGTCACAGGGTCCGAATCCGACCCGCCTCCTGTTCGGACTCGGACTTTTTTTGACGGATTCAGAGTCGGATTTTTCTTTACCGGATTTGGATCGGAATTTTTCCTTCGGATCGGCTCGGACTCGGGTCGGAGTCGGATTGAATTACCATCCCTACTCCCACAAGTCACGAACTCACAACACTGATGATGTTTTGGTGGTGAATTATGTTTAGATAATGTTATTCTAGAGATTCTTACAAAAACAGAGAGAGAAAGtgcttagagagagaaagtgcttAGAGATCAAACTCTATACGTAACTGAGTATGGGGGTGGATAACCCTACCCCGAATGATCCCCCAGATGATATCAACATGTTAGATCACCAACAAGAAGCTTCTATCGATCAGCAAGAACAATCAACCGTTGCATCAACAAAGAAAATTAACTCCTTTCGAGAAGTAGTAGAAAATTCGAGCCAATGGTTTGCGGAGGCACGAAAGATCATAACATCATCCACCGAATGGGAAGAATCAGATGCCATAGCACCTGAAGGAAAATTCACAatacaatttaataaaaatactttGGATAGGCTGAGAGCCCCATGGAAGTTAACCCTAATGGGTAAGTGTCTTGGAATAAATATTAGACCTTCGTATATGGAAACACGGGTTCGAGCGATGTGGAGAATCAAAGGATCCTTGGAGGTAATCGATTTAGGTAAGCAAGTTTATTTGTTCAAATTCACGCAACCGGATGATTATGAACGTGTTCTATTTGGGGGTCTTTGGTTCATCCTAGATCATTAATTATTTGATGATCACAACTTGGAAACCAAATTTTAGACCATCTACAAACGCATTTGACACCATGTCGGTATGGATTAGAATAGATGAGTTACCCGTTGAGTATTATGATAAAGAAGCATTATTTGAGATTTCAAGAGTGGTGGGTAAGCCCATAAGGGTTGATTATGCAACAGATAAAATAACACGGGGAAGATATGCTCGTGTTTGTGTGGAAATTGATCTGTCAAAACCCTTAATCACCAAAGTGTGGGTAGGTGGAGGATGGCAACATATCCAGTATGAAAGTATATCTCTACTGTGTTTTGGTTGTGGAAGAATTGGTCATGTTCACCTTCAATGTCCAGAAAAGGAAGCAACACCTTCATTGAGTGCCTCTGGTAAGGCAACTGGTTTAGATCCATGCGTTCCAAATGGTCAAATGCGAGCCCAAGAAATGCcaaacatgacccaagcaatTCTGGAAAGAAAGCCCAAGGACGTGGGGGAGAAAAAATTGACACATATGGGCCTTAGACTTTGGTAAATCAAAACCGAAATGTTAAGCAGGGGAACACTAATCAAAGGGATCCTAATTCCAAGATTAATGATTATAAGAAAAGTGGAATTTCGAAACCAGCAGCCAAACATAATTTCGAAATAAAGCAACCTGGGAATACTAAAGGGCAACGAAGTGGCCAATGGACTCAATCTGAAAACACGATGATAATTAATCACCAGAGCAAATCTAATGATGAAAACTTTAAGCTAACAAGAAGAAGCAAAGATGGAGAAGGAAGTTCGGAGGTAGCCGTACACGTGGAGAACATCTTCCAACACTTGGCACCAGGTGATGATTCACCTTCATCTGACTTACCCTTGGTGGTTAATTCTACTCAAGGGGTTAACCAGGATAACACACTTCTTAAATCTACCCCCATGTCTTCTTCTCTCCAAACCGTTCATCTCTTCCTTCACAAGCTTCTCTTTCTCACTCTAAAATTCTAATCAATGGCAAACAATCACTCACCAAAAACGACATGCATGTCGATCAACCAGAACTCCAGACCGTTTCAGAACCGTCCGAGGCAAAATTGGGTCCAAAGGGGGCCGAGGCACTTTCGGAACAGGGGTCCTCCGGAGGATGTGATAGAGGTGCAACGACAATCAGTTCaggaggtatcaccgccacaacTCCTATCTCTGTTCCCAATACAATCGGAGATGAGTGTATGCTCAACGGAGAGAGAAATTCAATCGACGGAGAGGACTCAGTTACCGGAGGCAAGAAATCT contains:
- the LOC110796234 gene encoding uncharacterized protein yields the protein MGVDNPTPNDPPDDINMLDHQQEASIDQQEQSTVASTKKINSFREVVENSSQWFAEARKIITSSTEWEESDAIAPEGKFTIQFNKNTLDRLRAPWKLTLMGKCLGINIRPSYMETRVRAMWRIKGSLEIINYLMITTWKPNFRPSTNAFDTMSVWIRIDELPVEYYDKEALFEISRVVGKPIRVDYATDKITRGRYARVCVEIDLSKPLITKVWVGGGWQHIQYESISLLCFGCGRIGHVHLQCPEKEATPSLSASGKATGLDPCVPNGQMRAQEMPNMTQAILERKPKDVGEKKLTHMGLRLW